The proteins below come from a single Ruegeria sp. THAF33 genomic window:
- a CDS encoding aldehyde dehydrogenase family protein: MRSVVGELGQVIRHSMFVDGRFADFDTGTVDVENPANEEIVAQVPDGTAAHADAAVEAARRAFGAWCSSPAIERARLVLKLAEAIRADAGRLAALITAEQGKPISQARGEVDAAVTFLCHAAEEARRISGDIVASDNKSEEIQIRRHPYGVVVALTAWNYPLALAARKVGPALVAGNTVVLLGHEITPLSGLAVAELADKVGFPPGVLNVLTGKGPVVGQRLVEHSDTSLITMTGSTRAGKEIFRAAADRIKVVRLELGGKAPFIVMEDADIDAAVSAAIGARFANCGQICTCNERMYLHHDIADQFLEKFVSAARALSIGDPMEDCDLGPKVSKVEVTKVANIIQRSIAEGATVHLEGGPLTDGAHRKGHWMSPTVLEVSDNGNAAMQEEVFGPVATAMRVEGFDQAISFANDTSFGLSAYLFTASHRRLMEAPSRLKFGELYLNRSNGEAVQGFHTGWGLSGVGGEDGAYGFDGYLRKQTTYMNWA, from the coding sequence TTGCGATCTGTAGTGGGGGAGTTGGGTCAAGTCATTCGCCATTCGATGTTTGTCGATGGTCGCTTTGCCGACTTTGACACGGGCACGGTTGATGTCGAGAACCCTGCAAATGAAGAGATCGTTGCGCAAGTTCCAGATGGCACTGCCGCTCATGCGGATGCAGCGGTCGAGGCGGCTCGCCGCGCTTTTGGTGCGTGGTGTTCGAGCCCGGCGATCGAGCGGGCGCGATTGGTTCTGAAGCTCGCCGAGGCTATCCGGGCCGACGCCGGTCGTCTGGCAGCCCTGATCACGGCCGAGCAGGGCAAGCCGATCTCGCAAGCCCGAGGTGAAGTAGATGCCGCCGTCACTTTTCTTTGCCATGCAGCTGAAGAGGCCCGGAGGATTTCTGGTGACATAGTGGCATCGGACAACAAGTCCGAGGAAATCCAGATCCGGCGTCATCCTTATGGGGTTGTCGTTGCGTTGACAGCCTGGAACTACCCCTTGGCATTGGCCGCCAGGAAAGTCGGACCCGCGCTGGTCGCGGGCAACACCGTTGTTCTGTTGGGGCATGAAATCACGCCGTTGTCCGGTCTTGCGGTCGCCGAGCTTGCCGACAAGGTCGGGTTTCCGCCCGGTGTTCTGAATGTTCTGACGGGGAAGGGGCCGGTGGTGGGGCAGCGGCTGGTCGAACACTCCGATACGTCACTGATCACGATGACCGGCAGCACACGCGCCGGGAAAGAGATATTTCGCGCCGCGGCCGACCGGATCAAGGTCGTCCGGCTCGAGCTTGGCGGCAAGGCTCCGTTCATAGTGATGGAGGATGCGGATATTGATGCCGCAGTCTCGGCCGCCATTGGCGCCCGGTTTGCCAATTGCGGCCAGATTTGCACCTGCAACGAGCGGATGTATCTGCATCACGACATTGCGGATCAGTTCCTTGAAAAATTCGTGTCCGCAGCCCGTGCTTTGTCGATCGGGGATCCCATGGAAGACTGCGATCTGGGTCCCAAAGTCAGTAAAGTCGAGGTGACCAAGGTCGCTAATATCATCCAACGCAGCATCGCCGAAGGTGCCACGGTCCATCTCGAAGGTGGGCCCTTGACGGACGGTGCGCATCGCAAGGGACACTGGATGTCCCCGACGGTTCTTGAGGTTTCCGACAACGGCAATGCCGCGATGCAAGAGGAGGTCTTTGGCCCCGTCGCGACAGCCATGCGAGTCGAGGGTTTTGATCAGGCGATAAGTTTTGCGAATGACACTTCATTCGGGCTGTCTGCCTATCTCTTTACGGCATCGCACCGCCGATTGATGGAGGCCCCGAGCCGATTGAAGTTCGGCGAATTGTACCTGAACCGCTCGAATGGCGAAGCCGTGCAGGGATTTCACACCGGTTGGGGGCTGTCCGGTGTTGGGGGTGAAGACGGCGCTTATGGCTTCGATGGCTATCTGAGGAAACAGACGACTTACATGAATTGGGCATGA
- a CDS encoding LacI family DNA-binding transcriptional regulator: MNNQANKAGQHRGVGRVAGRQRVTMHDIARVAGCSQTTVSLVLNKNDSVKISEDTKQRVLDAANTLGYAMPSQLRKPQDSARRPAALDGTIAFVVDDLASSPEMVNAFNGVKQAVRDTGNLVLLAETQNDPEVEPRTLSYFLDQQVAGIIYATVFTRRVVVPEILRQTATPVLLLNCFCDDLSFPAVIPGEVAAGHTATNALIKAGHKRIATITGEPFMECAAGRTTGYRNALASADIPFDEDLVIEGNWLPSAGYAATRELMDLHSPPTAIFCQNDRMAIGCYEALKELGLSIPEDISVIGFDDDETARHLSPPLTSMILPTRAMGRWVVEQLFHGPTDGQRHPLVKLECELVERDSISEPKRRT, from the coding sequence ATGAACAATCAAGCGAACAAAGCCGGGCAGCACAGGGGTGTGGGACGAGTCGCGGGCCGGCAGCGCGTAACGATGCACGACATTGCACGCGTCGCCGGATGCTCGCAGACGACAGTATCGCTGGTCCTCAACAAAAACGATTCCGTCAAAATCTCCGAGGACACCAAGCAACGAGTCCTGGATGCCGCCAACACGCTTGGATACGCCATGCCCTCTCAACTCAGGAAACCCCAGGACAGCGCGCGCCGGCCAGCGGCGTTGGACGGAACCATCGCTTTTGTCGTGGATGATCTGGCGTCGAGCCCCGAAATGGTAAACGCGTTCAACGGCGTGAAACAGGCCGTTCGGGACACCGGAAATCTTGTATTGCTGGCAGAAACCCAAAACGACCCCGAGGTCGAGCCCAGAACGCTTAGTTATTTCCTCGACCAACAGGTTGCGGGCATCATTTACGCAACCGTTTTCACCCGGCGGGTGGTTGTTCCGGAAATCCTCAGGCAGACCGCTACCCCGGTTCTGCTGCTGAACTGTTTTTGTGACGACCTCTCTTTTCCTGCGGTGATCCCCGGCGAAGTCGCTGCTGGACATACGGCGACCAACGCCCTGATCAAGGCTGGGCACAAGCGAATCGCCACCATCACCGGCGAGCCGTTCATGGAATGCGCCGCAGGACGAACGACCGGGTATAGAAACGCTTTGGCTTCTGCCGACATTCCATTTGACGAGGACTTGGTCATCGAGGGCAACTGGCTGCCCAGCGCAGGCTATGCTGCCACGCGTGAATTGATGGACCTGCACTCTCCGCCAACCGCCATTTTCTGCCAAAATGACCGCATGGCGATCGGCTGCTATGAAGCGCTCAAGGAACTTGGCCTGTCCATCCCCGAGGACATCTCGGTCATCGGATTTGACGATGACGAAACCGCGCGACACCTGTCGCCGCCCCTGACCTCGATGATCCTTCCTACTCGGGCGATGGGACGCTGGGTCGTCGAACAACTGTTCCACGGACCAACTGATGGTCAGCGGCACCCTCTCGTGAAGCTTGAATGCGAACTGGTCGAGCGCGACTCGATCAGCGAACCCAAACGCCGGACCTGA
- a CDS encoding D-alanyl-D-alanine carboxypeptidase family protein: protein MLSSIRTSVLALGLAVLAIPAQAFDTSARAAYVIDQTTGTVLLSKEADQPLPPASMSKLMTLYVAFEALRDGRLTLDETLPVSEHAMSYGGSTMFLNTQDRVRVEDLLRGIIVLSGNDACVVIAEALSPDGTEAGFARYMTQRAKQMGMNNSNFANSNGWPAAGHMMSAHDLAVLADRLITDFPEYYPLFAEEVFEFDGRAPSNARNRNPLLRLDIGADGLKTGHTQEAGYGLVGSAKQGDRRVIFVLTGLDSTGQRAEEAEAVVNWSFRNFVERTVATAETPIAEAKLWMGEKKTVGLVPEGDLNVLFPVLGTQNVEAEVVYEGPINAPVKKGQQLAELVIKPEGLPEIRRPLVAAEDVAIGGFVVRMLTVGGIVLKDVINNPLESM from the coding sequence ATGCTGTCCTCAATACGAACATCTGTTCTGGCTCTTGGGCTTGCCGTTCTGGCGATACCAGCCCAGGCTTTTGATACATCCGCCCGCGCGGCTTACGTGATCGACCAAACCACCGGTACCGTGCTGCTGTCGAAAGAAGCCGACCAACCGTTGCCGCCTGCGTCGATGTCCAAGCTCATGACGCTTTATGTTGCGTTCGAAGCATTGCGGGACGGACGCTTGACGCTGGACGAAACTCTGCCTGTTTCGGAACACGCGATGAGCTATGGCGGCTCTACGATGTTCCTGAATACGCAGGATCGCGTTCGTGTCGAAGATCTGCTGCGCGGCATTATCGTTTTGTCGGGTAATGACGCCTGCGTCGTCATTGCCGAAGCGCTCAGCCCGGATGGCACCGAAGCGGGATTTGCGCGATACATGACCCAGCGGGCCAAGCAGATGGGTATGAACAATTCGAACTTCGCAAATTCGAACGGCTGGCCCGCCGCCGGGCATATGATGTCGGCTCATGATCTGGCCGTTCTTGCGGACCGGCTGATCACCGACTTTCCGGAATACTATCCCCTTTTCGCCGAAGAAGTTTTCGAATTCGATGGCCGCGCGCCCTCGAACGCACGCAACCGCAACCCGCTGCTGCGGCTGGATATCGGCGCAGATGGCCTGAAAACCGGCCATACACAAGAAGCGGGCTATGGCCTTGTCGGGTCCGCCAAACAAGGCGACAGGCGTGTGATCTTTGTGCTGACGGGTCTCGACAGCACCGGCCAACGGGCAGAGGAGGCTGAGGCCGTGGTTAACTGGTCGTTTCGAAATTTTGTCGAGAGGACAGTTGCCACCGCGGAAACGCCGATAGCCGAAGCCAAACTGTGGATGGGCGAGAAAAAGACCGTGGGACTTGTTCCCGAAGGTGATCTGAATGTGCTGTTCCCGGTTCTGGGCACTCAGAATGTCGAGGCCGAAGTGGTCTATGAGGGCCCGATCAACGCGCCCGTCAAAAAAGGTCAGCAACTGGCCGAACTGGTGATCAAGCCCGAAGGGTTGCCGGAAATCCGGCGCCCGCTTGTGGCAGCAGAAGATGTTGCGATTGGCGGGTTTGTGGTGCGTATGCTGACCGTCGGCGGTATCGTATTGAAGGACGTGATCAACAACCCGCTGGAGTCGATGTGA
- a CDS encoding ABC transporter substrate-binding protein has product MKRRTLLISTVVAGALLGTTAMAQDLPPLEQKDRYKVGFAQMESNNPWRIAETKSFHDTAEACGWDLIATDAAGSAAKQVADVDSMIAQGIDVLFLPPREEKPLIPAVMKARAAGIPTFLVDRSVDPAVAKPGEHFVAFLGSDFIDQGSRAAQWLMENFDGDKGIIVQLEGTTGSSPANDRKKGFDDAIAADDRFEIVASQTGDFARDLGRQVMETLLQAHPDVNVVYAHNDEMAIGAIQALELAGRKPGEDVTIVSIDGTRDALQAIIDGKMGVTVESSPFFGPLACEVMKKYAAGETIPEWVKVEDRIFTKDNAADHIDEAY; this is encoded by the coding sequence ATGAAACGCAGAACTCTTTTGATCTCGACTGTTGTCGCGGGTGCGCTCTTGGGCACTACGGCGATGGCACAGGATCTACCACCGCTTGAGCAGAAGGATCGCTACAAGGTCGGCTTTGCGCAGATGGAGTCGAACAACCCGTGGCGCATTGCTGAGACGAAATCGTTCCATGACACGGCCGAGGCCTGTGGCTGGGATCTGATCGCGACGGATGCGGCTGGATCTGCTGCCAAGCAGGTTGCGGATGTGGACAGCATGATCGCGCAAGGTATCGACGTTCTGTTCCTGCCCCCGCGGGAAGAAAAGCCGCTGATCCCTGCCGTTATGAAGGCCCGTGCTGCGGGAATCCCAACCTTTCTGGTGGACCGCTCGGTTGATCCGGCCGTTGCCAAGCCGGGCGAGCATTTCGTGGCATTCCTTGGGTCCGACTTCATTGATCAGGGCAGCCGGGCCGCACAATGGCTGATGGAGAATTTCGACGGCGACAAAGGCATCATTGTACAGTTGGAAGGCACGACAGGGTCTTCACCTGCAAATGACCGCAAAAAGGGTTTCGACGACGCGATTGCAGCGGATGACCGCTTTGAGATCGTGGCCTCTCAGACCGGAGACTTTGCACGCGACCTGGGTCGTCAGGTGATGGAAACCCTGCTTCAGGCGCATCCTGACGTGAACGTGGTCTACGCCCATAATGACGAGATGGCGATCGGCGCGATTCAGGCTTTGGAACTGGCTGGCCGCAAGCCCGGCGAGGACGTGACCATCGTTTCGATCGACGGGACACGCGACGCGCTTCAGGCCATTATCGATGGCAAGATGGGGGTAACGGTGGAAAGCTCGCCCTTCTTTGGCCCATTGGCCTGTGAAGTCATGAAGAAATACGCGGCTGGCGAGACGATCCCGGAATGGGTGAAGGTCGAAGATCGCATCTTTACCAAGGACAATGCGGCCGATCACATCGACGAAGCCTATTGA
- the tmk gene encoding dTMP kinase: MTKAGLFLTFEGIDGSGKSTQARMLAEHLRAQGHEVVLTREPGGSAGAEEIRSLVLEGDPDRWSAETEILLFTAARRDHLERTIEPALAAGKVVICDRFADSTRMYQGLSRGDLRNLVDQLHSLMIGREPDMTLLIDMDPETGLARAKGRQGTEERFEDFGPELQKKMRAGFLALADEFPDRFHIVDGNRDMDSVAQDVTEIVQAALR, translated from the coding sequence GTGACGAAAGCGGGGTTATTTCTGACCTTCGAAGGCATTGACGGTTCAGGCAAGTCAACACAGGCGCGGATGCTGGCGGAACATCTGCGCGCGCAGGGTCACGAGGTGGTACTGACGCGCGAACCCGGCGGTTCCGCGGGGGCCGAGGAAATTCGCAGCCTGGTTTTGGAGGGCGACCCGGATCGCTGGTCGGCCGAGACCGAGATCCTGCTGTTCACAGCAGCCCGCCGCGACCATCTGGAGCGTACAATCGAGCCCGCGCTGGCGGCAGGGAAGGTGGTGATCTGCGACCGCTTTGCTGACAGCACACGTATGTATCAGGGCTTGTCCCGGGGTGACCTGCGAAATCTGGTGGATCAGTTGCACAGCCTGATGATCGGGCGCGAACCGGACATGACGCTGCTGATCGATATGGACCCTGAAACGGGCCTGGCACGCGCCAAGGGGCGACAAGGCACCGAAGAACGGTTCGAGGATTTTGGCCCGGAATTGCAAAAGAAGATGCGCGCCGGCTTTCTGGCGCTGGCCGATGAGTTCCCCGACAGGTTTCACATCGTGGATGGCAACAGGGACATGGACAGCGTTGCGCAGGATGTGACAGAAATCGTCCAGGCAGCACTGCGGTAG
- a CDS encoding GMC family oxidoreductase, with protein sequence MTETFDHIVIGGGSAGAAAAARLVNQGKCRVLVLEAGHSHRHPLLDMPPGIFKMINGSKFMTYHKTEPQDHLDGRVHDIPQANVLGGGSSVNAQVYMRGRPSDYDAWDDLLRQTNDGVGWGWDDVLPYFRRMEDNNRLHNDLHGSDGPLQVSDPGHIDDMSRWFVQSVQALGEPFNTDFNGATQRGVGFYQFTNRTGKRSSSAYAFLAPLEMNPNLTIRLGATVSKVIIENDRAVGVQYRDKRGANTVRCDGEVVLAAGALVTPKILMLSGIGPDAQLAEHGIPVICPLPGVGQNLIDHPEVPITAFANGPYGYFKQGEGWRMLRNGIQFKLFGSGPVTSAGVEAGAFVNPSNPDGEPTIQAFCVPIVYLDRDALDEVQDDFGLTVTTVVVKPKSRGEVRLRSADPHAQPVVSPNLLKHEDDMQEMIRGQQFFRRAFTSGPLARRIREIVIPTADDDQTLRAHCKRFVKTNYHPAGTAKMGRDGDGMAVLDARMRVRGIESLRVCDMSAVPDINAGNTNAPAMMLGERCADLILGIGSAREIRIS encoded by the coding sequence ATGACGGAAACCTTCGATCACATCGTCATCGGCGGCGGCTCTGCCGGCGCCGCAGCTGCAGCGCGACTGGTAAACCAAGGCAAGTGCAGGGTTCTGGTGTTAGAGGCCGGTCATTCGCATCGCCATCCGTTGCTGGACATGCCGCCGGGCATCTTCAAGATGATCAACGGGTCAAAGTTCATGACCTATCACAAAACTGAACCGCAAGACCATCTGGACGGTCGTGTGCATGACATTCCGCAGGCCAATGTGTTGGGCGGCGGGTCTTCCGTTAATGCGCAGGTCTATATGCGTGGTCGCCCTTCTGATTATGACGCGTGGGACGACCTGCTACGACAGACCAATGACGGGGTCGGCTGGGGATGGGACGATGTGCTGCCCTATTTCCGCAGGATGGAAGACAATAACAGGCTTCACAATGACCTGCATGGCAGCGACGGTCCGTTGCAGGTTTCGGATCCAGGGCATATCGATGACATGTCCCGTTGGTTCGTCCAGTCGGTTCAGGCCCTTGGCGAACCATTCAACACGGACTTCAACGGCGCAACGCAGCGTGGTGTCGGGTTCTATCAGTTCACCAATCGCACTGGAAAGCGCAGCTCGTCAGCCTATGCTTTCCTCGCCCCTCTAGAGATGAACCCGAACTTGACCATCCGGCTTGGCGCAACGGTCAGCAAAGTCATCATTGAGAACGACAGGGCGGTCGGGGTGCAGTACCGGGACAAACGCGGAGCAAACACCGTCCGGTGCGATGGTGAGGTTGTCCTTGCTGCGGGCGCTCTGGTCACGCCGAAAATCCTAATGCTGTCAGGTATCGGACCGGATGCACAACTTGCAGAACACGGTATTCCCGTCATCTGCCCATTGCCCGGGGTCGGACAGAACCTGATCGACCACCCCGAAGTTCCCATCACCGCCTTTGCCAATGGTCCTTACGGATATTTCAAACAAGGTGAAGGCTGGCGGATGCTGCGCAATGGCATCCAGTTCAAACTGTTCGGCAGCGGCCCGGTGACTTCCGCCGGGGTCGAAGCCGGCGCCTTTGTCAATCCGTCGAACCCCGACGGAGAACCGACCATTCAGGCCTTTTGCGTGCCCATCGTCTATCTGGATCGCGACGCGCTGGACGAGGTGCAGGATGACTTTGGCCTGACCGTTACGACCGTGGTGGTCAAACCGAAATCACGCGGAGAGGTTCGGCTTCGCTCGGCCGATCCTCACGCCCAGCCGGTGGTCTCGCCCAACCTTCTGAAGCATGAAGACGACATGCAGGAGATGATCCGGGGGCAGCAGTTCTTTCGCCGGGCATTCACGTCCGGCCCGCTTGCGCGAAGGATCCGCGAAATCGTCATTCCAACAGCGGATGACGATCAGACGCTGCGAGCACATTGCAAGCGGTTCGTGAAAACCAACTATCACCCGGCGGGCACCGCGAAAATGGGCCGGGACGGCGACGGAATGGCCGTGCTGGACGCCAGAATGCGCGTGCGCGGGATCGAGAGCTTGCGGGTGTGCGACATGTCCGCCGTGCCGGACATCAACGCCGGCAACACAAACGCACCTGCCATGATGCTGGGTGAACGATGCGCCGACCTGATCCTTGGCATCGGTTCGGCCCGCGAGATACGCATTTCCTGA
- a CDS encoding DNA polymerase III subunit delta' — MNDDIPSPDQVPGAPHPRETVRLFGQDAAEQAFLTAYTSDRLHHGWLLTGPRGVGKATLAWRIARFLLTTPPAEDGGLFGAPPPPETLDIDPDHPVAHRIQAGAEPGLAAITRSLNDQGRLRGEIVVDDIRKLGKFFGLSSADGGRRVVIVDSADEMNVSAANALLKMLEEPPARTTLLLVSHQPSRLLPTIRSRCRTLRLGPLNAQDMQAALSQTETDIPAQTEHLAALAAGSVGDAVRLINLGGLDIYAELIAILGTLPRMDRQRALALAEAAAQRGAADRFELLLTLIDIALSRLALTGATGTPPLPEAAPNEGETLARLSASPNQARRWAEVAATITARARHGQAVNLDPAALVLDTVFKIQETAGQNR; from the coding sequence ATGAACGACGATATCCCTTCTCCGGATCAGGTGCCGGGCGCGCCACATCCGCGCGAAACCGTTCGGCTTTTTGGCCAGGATGCGGCTGAACAGGCATTCCTGACCGCCTACACCTCGGACCGTTTGCATCACGGTTGGCTGCTGACAGGGCCACGCGGTGTCGGCAAGGCGACCCTTGCCTGGCGAATTGCAAGATTTCTGCTGACCACTCCGCCGGCCGAGGATGGCGGGTTGTTCGGCGCGCCGCCTCCGCCCGAGACGCTCGATATCGATCCCGATCACCCGGTGGCCCATCGCATTCAGGCTGGGGCAGAACCGGGTTTGGCGGCGATAACCCGGTCGCTGAACGATCAGGGACGGCTGCGCGGTGAGATCGTCGTGGATGACATCCGCAAGCTTGGAAAGTTTTTTGGCCTGTCCTCTGCGGACGGCGGCCGCCGCGTCGTGATCGTGGATTCAGCAGACGAAATGAACGTCAGTGCCGCCAACGCGTTGCTGAAAATGCTGGAAGAGCCGCCTGCCCGTACCACCCTTTTGCTGGTATCGCATCAACCCTCACGCCTGTTGCCAACCATCCGTTCACGCTGTCGCACGCTGCGCTTAGGCCCGCTGAACGCGCAAGACATGCAAGCCGCCCTGTCACAAACGGAAACCGACATTCCCGCGCAGACAGAACACCTTGCCGCGCTTGCCGCAGGTTCAGTCGGAGACGCCGTGCGTTTGATCAATCTGGGTGGTCTGGACATCTATGCCGAACTGATCGCCATTCTGGGCACCTTGCCCCGCATGGATCGCCAGCGCGCGCTGGCCCTGGCCGAAGCGGCAGCACAGCGCGGCGCGGCGGACCGGTTCGAACTTTTGCTTACCCTGATCGACATCGCTCTGTCACGGCTGGCCCTGACCGGGGCAACGGGCACGCCCCCGCTTCCGGAAGCCGCCCCCAACGAGGGTGAAACACTGGCGCGTCTGTCAGCATCGCCAAATCAAGCCCGTCGCTGGGCCGAGGTCGCCGCAACGATCACAGCCAGAGCGCGACATGGTCAGGCAGTCAACCTTGACCCTGCCGCTCTGGTCCTAGATACGGTGTTCAAGATACAGGAAACTGCCGGTCAGAACAGATGA
- a CDS encoding TatD family hydrolase, producing MSDTPQITDSHCHLDFPDFEGQLDDIIARAAQAGVTRMVTICTKLRNEPAVRAIAEAHAPVFYAAGTHPMSAADEPLASVDDLVALTRHPKFVGIGETGLDYHYTADSAEVQKQSLRIHIEAAQRTGLPLIIHARAADEDMARILAEEYRNAPYSCVMHCFSSSAQLAKAALELGFYLSMSGIAAFPKSQELRDIFANAPVDKILVETDAPYLAPPPYRGKRNEPAYTVHTAQKGAEIFGMDYAAFADQTQANFDRLFTKAASYKAAA from the coding sequence ATGAGCGACACCCCCCAGATTACCGACAGCCATTGCCATCTGGACTTCCCGGATTTCGAAGGCCAGTTGGACGACATCATCGCGCGTGCTGCCCAGGCTGGAGTGACCCGGATGGTGACGATCTGCACCAAACTGCGCAACGAACCGGCCGTCCGTGCGATTGCCGAAGCCCACGCGCCGGTCTTCTATGCCGCCGGCACACACCCGATGAGCGCCGCGGACGAGCCATTGGCCTCGGTCGATGATCTGGTCGCCCTGACACGGCATCCTAAATTCGTCGGTATCGGTGAAACCGGCTTGGACTACCACTATACCGCCGACAGTGCCGAAGTGCAGAAACAGTCACTTCGCATCCATATCGAAGCGGCCCAGCGCACCGGGTTGCCCCTGATCATTCACGCCCGCGCAGCTGATGAAGATATGGCTCGCATTCTGGCCGAAGAATATCGCAACGCACCCTATTCCTGCGTCATGCACTGCTTCTCATCGTCTGCTCAATTGGCCAAGGCCGCGCTGGAGCTGGGGTTTTATCTGTCCATGTCCGGCATCGCAGCCTTTCCCAAAAGTCAGGAGTTGCGCGATATCTTCGCAAACGCCCCGGTGGACAAGATTCTGGTGGAAACTGACGCGCCCTATCTGGCCCCGCCGCCCTATCGCGGCAAACGAAACGAGCCGGCCTATACTGTGCACACGGCCCAAAAGGGGGCCGAAATCTTTGGCATGGACTATGCCGCCTTTGCCGACCAGACACAGGCGAACTTCGACCGGCTGTTTACCAAAGCGGCATCATACAAGGCCGCTGCATGA
- a CDS encoding SPOR domain-containing protein has product MKRAIETRPGPKRLAYLALTLTILAGCEEVLSTSESTEKSEDNSGKTELLPEVTSGSQRDVEAPEVFQTTEAGLWDGRPSLGGIWVAHPDASQPERVVIKNTSNNKSVTGALFRRERNLPGPALQVSSAAAKELGMLAGAPTKVSVVALRREKLEEPSSEDTPETEESAAETTAAVADGASDTQASAEPEKPVKRKWWQKKEPAAAAAGTTAVAAGAASSSDETAEDVEPASEDAETATSIVDQADAPAEKPAKRKWWQKKAPAAAAAGTAVAAADTATESAEVAAEAAAAVASPSLSDATVTPPAEKPAKRKWWQKKDPAAITETPLDPVEGAAAAIDASDATPVAAATTSATPLSKPYVQIGTFSVEANAKSAAQKVRRNGLPTVVRELKTANSTVWRVLVGPATTRAERKAFQKDVKDLGFKDAFTVTD; this is encoded by the coding sequence ATGAAGCGAGCGATCGAGACACGCCCGGGGCCTAAACGGCTGGCGTATCTGGCGTTGACTTTGACGATACTGGCCGGATGCGAAGAAGTTTTGTCAACTTCTGAATCGACTGAAAAATCGGAAGACAATTCGGGAAAAACAGAACTCCTGCCCGAGGTGACTTCCGGCTCTCAGCGTGATGTCGAGGCCCCTGAGGTTTTTCAGACAACCGAAGCAGGGCTTTGGGATGGACGGCCTTCTCTTGGCGGGATATGGGTTGCGCACCCGGATGCGTCCCAACCTGAGCGTGTCGTGATCAAAAACACGTCCAACAACAAATCGGTGACCGGCGCCCTATTCCGGCGCGAGCGCAACTTGCCCGGGCCTGCGCTTCAGGTGTCGTCCGCTGCCGCGAAAGAGCTGGGAATGCTCGCGGGTGCGCCGACAAAAGTCAGTGTCGTCGCACTGCGCCGGGAGAAGCTGGAAGAACCGTCGTCGGAGGATACGCCAGAGACAGAAGAATCGGCAGCCGAAACCACCGCTGCGGTTGCTGATGGAGCTTCCGACACGCAAGCGTCCGCAGAGCCGGAAAAACCGGTCAAACGGAAGTGGTGGCAGAAAAAGGAACCAGCCGCCGCCGCGGCTGGTACGACTGCGGTTGCAGCCGGTGCGGCCAGTTCATCCGATGAAACGGCTGAAGACGTCGAGCCCGCAAGCGAAGATGCCGAGACTGCCACATCAATCGTCGATCAGGCCGATGCACCTGCCGAAAAACCTGCAAAGCGGAAATGGTGGCAGAAGAAAGCCCCCGCCGCTGCGGCTGCGGGAACGGCCGTGGCCGCGGCAGACACAGCAACCGAAAGCGCAGAGGTAGCCGCCGAAGCCGCTGCGGCCGTGGCATCGCCCTCTTTGTCGGATGCAACGGTCACGCCCCCTGCCGAAAAACCTGCCAAGCGGAAATGGTGGCAAAAGAAAGACCCCGCCGCGATCACCGAAACACCGCTGGACCCGGTAGAGGGGGCCGCAGCAGCTATTGATGCGTCAGACGCCACGCCTGTCGCAGCTGCCACAACGTCGGCGACACCTTTGAGCAAACCGTATGTTCAGATTGGAACCTTCAGCGTTGAGGCAAACGCCAAGTCAGCAGCCCAAAAGGTGCGTCGCAACGGATTGCCCACAGTTGTTCGGGAACTGAAAACAGCGAATAGTACAGTCTGGCGCGTGCTGGTCGGCCCCGCCACAACCCGGGCCGAGCGCAAAGCCTTTCAAAAGGACGTGAAAGACCTTGGCTTCAAAGATGCGTTCACGGTAACCGACTAA